One genomic window of Evansella cellulosilytica DSM 2522 includes the following:
- a CDS encoding helix-turn-helix transcriptional regulator, translating into MINIGLCSYSFHARAFYSEHKTGLSDYLIRLQTEGTCEIIVKGKRYHIEKGHLLLIKPGDHYEILVKDGQNSGDYFLMCKGDWIDRWWDRSVKHTVSRIELDDKLLNIWRHIIIEQRRPSSELNSELTNYLTRALCISIERSINETSSSYTRPYVVTRMMRYIEEHAFTPFKINDVAAHVGLSVSRAVHLFKLSLDKTMIEYAQEIRLSAAIDQMKYTMFTLDQIAENCGFGSYPYFHKVFRKKYGISPGVYRRQE; encoded by the coding sequence ATGATAAATATTGGACTATGCAGTTATTCTTTTCATGCAAGAGCATTTTACTCAGAACATAAAACAGGACTTAGTGATTACCTTATTCGATTACAAACGGAAGGGACTTGTGAAATAATTGTAAAAGGAAAACGATATCACATTGAAAAAGGTCATCTCTTACTCATAAAGCCTGGAGACCATTATGAAATTTTGGTAAAAGATGGCCAAAATAGTGGCGACTATTTTTTAATGTGTAAAGGTGATTGGATTGACAGATGGTGGGATCGTTCTGTTAAGCACACTGTCTCTCGTATCGAATTAGATGACAAACTATTAAACATATGGAGACATATTATTATAGAACAAAGGCGACCTTCCTCTGAGTTAAATAGTGAGCTTACAAATTACTTAACTCGTGCATTATGTATTTCTATTGAAAGATCAATTAACGAAACTTCTTCATCGTATACACGACCATATGTAGTGACTAGAATGATGCGTTATATTGAAGAACATGCGTTTACGCCATTCAAAATAAATGATGTCGCTGCTCACGTTGGACTGAGTGTTTCTAGAGCTGTCCACCTTTTCAAACTTAGTTTAGATAAAACAATGATTGAATATGCGCAGGAAATTAGACTATCAGCAGCGATCGATCAAATGAAGTATACGATGTTTACGTTAGATCAAATTGCAGAAAACTGTGGATTTGGTAGTTATCCATACTTTCATAAAGTATTTCGAAAAAAATATGGTATTTCTCCTGGAGTTTATCGACGTCAAGAATAA
- a CDS encoding DEAD/DEAH box helicase, producing MNKTQFTELGLSDVINKAIHALNYYELTDVQKEVLPLSLENKDLIVKSPTGSGKTAAFAIPICEQVTWDENSPQALVLTPTRELAAQVKEEFMNIGRLKRIKALAIYGKQPFDRQKLELKQKTHVVVGTPGRLLDHLQKGTLKMNKIKYLVIDEADEMFNRGFFDQVDSILKHLANYDKVTSIYSATISEAVEHISTRFMINPIKINIERKQINAHPISQSYVLVNKNAKFSAIQDVTIVENPDSCIVFCETQVNVDKLYKQLRDANYSCGKIHGGLPQKERFSVMNEFKEGKFRYLVTTNLAARGIDIESISLVINYDMPLDKEVYVHRTGRTGRAGNKGKAITFITPDERILFREIEDYIGYAIPPMNIPSEREVERLKPAFEDKMRNRPLTKRNKASQLNTNIMQLYFNGGKKKKLRAADFVGTITSIPTITSDDIGVITIQERETYVDILNNKGPIVLQEMKQRTIKGKTLKVHPAKK from the coding sequence ATGAATAAAACGCAATTTACCGAATTAGGACTTAGTGATGTAATTAACAAGGCAATTCATGCATTAAATTACTATGAACTCACAGATGTACAAAAAGAAGTCCTTCCTTTATCTTTAGAAAATAAAGATTTAATTGTTAAATCTCCAACCGGTTCAGGGAAAACAGCGGCCTTTGCTATCCCAATTTGTGAACAAGTTACATGGGATGAAAATAGTCCTCAAGCATTAGTACTAACCCCCACTAGAGAACTCGCAGCGCAAGTAAAAGAGGAGTTTATGAATATTGGGAGATTGAAGAGAATTAAAGCACTGGCTATTTATGGTAAACAACCATTTGATCGCCAAAAATTAGAACTAAAACAAAAAACTCACGTTGTTGTTGGTACTCCTGGAAGATTATTAGATCATTTACAAAAAGGGACATTAAAAATGAATAAAATAAAGTATCTTGTTATTGATGAAGCTGATGAAATGTTTAACAGAGGTTTCTTTGATCAAGTTGATTCAATTCTAAAACACTTAGCCAACTACGATAAAGTTACTTCCATTTATTCTGCAACCATTTCAGAGGCTGTGGAACATATATCAACTAGATTTATGATAAATCCAATTAAAATTAACATAGAACGTAAACAAATAAACGCTCACCCTATATCGCAAAGTTATGTACTCGTTAATAAAAATGCTAAGTTTAGCGCTATTCAAGATGTGACTATTGTCGAAAACCCAGATAGTTGTATCGTTTTTTGTGAAACACAAGTGAATGTAGATAAGCTATACAAACAGTTAAGAGATGCAAACTATTCTTGCGGAAAAATACACGGAGGCTTACCGCAGAAGGAGCGTTTTTCTGTAATGAATGAATTTAAAGAAGGGAAATTTAGGTATTTAGTAACGACCAACTTGGCCGCAAGAGGAATAGATATAGAATCGATATCTCTCGTTATTAATTATGACATGCCATTAGATAAAGAAGTATATGTTCATAGAACTGGTAGAACAGGCCGTGCTGGAAATAAAGGAAAAGCGATCACCTTTATCACTCCTGATGAGAGAATTTTATTTCGAGAAATTGAAGATTATATTGGTTATGCCATTCCTCCAATGAATATACCGTCCGAACGAGAAGTAGAAAGGCTAAAACCTGCTTTTGAGGATAAGATGAGGAACAGACCATTAACAAAGAGAAATAAAGCTAGTCAACTGAATACGAATATTATGCAGCTTTATTTTAATGGTGGTAAGAAAAAGAAGCTTAGAGCTGCCGATTTTGTTGGCACCATTACTAGTATTCCTACAATCACATCTGATGACATTGGCGTCATTACTATTCAAGAGAGAGAAACATATGTTGATATCTTAAATAATAA